CGCCTCCGCAGTCGGTGGGCGAACCGATCCGCGTCGACGGCGGGTACGCCGGGTGGACGCCGACGCGCGACTACCCCCGCCGGATGTTCGGCGAGCCGATCCGCCCTCACCGCGCCACCTGGCGCGAACACGACCGGACACCGGAGACGATCACCTACGAGGTAGCGGGCGCCGACGCGTACGTTCGGGCGACCCCGCTCTACAGTACGGCAGGTGTCGACTTCCGCGACGGGTCGCGCCTGCGCGCGACGCTCGACCGAGAGACTGGCCGGCTCAGCCGAGTCGTCGATCGGCGCGAGATGGCCGTCGACGTCGGCGTCGACCGCCGAGACGTCCGTCCGCTCACGATGCGTCGGGAGACGACGTTCGACCGCTACGGCGAGGCGACGGCGCCGTGGCCGCGGGGGTCGTTCGAGGCGTCGCCGGGTGTCACCGGGCGACTCGCCGCGCTGGCCAACGACCTGGCGAGGTACTGACTCGCTCGGACAGGATTAAGTGACAAGCGGAGAAGCGTTCCACAGCTATGGCATCCGACCCCACACCCGTGACGGACCTCGCGGACAAGGAGGTGTTCACGGCGGACGGCGCCCGCGTCGGCCGGGTCACCGACGTGATCGTCGACCTGCAGGCGGAGGCTCCGGTCGAGTTGGCGCTGGCGGACGTGACCGAACGCACGGTCGGCGGCCTCCCGGCGTCGGCCGCGGGCGTCCGGGTCCCGTTCCACCTCGTCCGCGGCGTCGGCGACGTGGTCGTCCTCCGCAGCGCCGCTCACGAGGCCCCCCTACCGCTCCCTGGCGGTCGCGACGACGGGGGCGACGGGGACGGCGAGGCTGTCGACGACGACGACGATCCCATCGTCTGAGGGTCGGGCACACCACACCGACGACGGCGAGCGGCGCGCTTTTGCACCCGCCGTCCGAGTCGTGACCAATGAGTTCCAGCGACGCCCCGCGGTTCCTCCTCACGAACGACGACGGCATCGACAGCCCCGGCTTCCGGGCGCTGTACGACGCGCTCTCGGAGTTGGGCGAGGTGGTCGCGGTCGCGCCCGCGGACGACCAGTCGGCGGTCGGGCGAAAGCTCTCCGGGCGCGTCGAGGTGCGCGAGCACGAGTTGGGGTACGCCATCGTCGGGACGCCAGCCGACTGCGCCATCGCGGGGTTGGAGTCGCTGTGTCCGGACGTGGACATGGTCGTCGCCGGCTGTAACAAGGGCGCCAACATCGGGGCGTACGTCCTCGGGCGCTCGGGGACCGTCTCGGCGGCGGTCGAGGCCGCGTTCTTCGGCGTGCCCGCGATGGCCGTCTCGCTGTACGTCCCCGGCGGCAGCGGCGACGACTGGCGGTCGAAGGCGAGCGACCCGAGCGACTACCGCGCCGCCGCCGAGGCGACGCGCTACCTCGCCGAGCACGCCGAGGACGCTGGCGTGTTCGACGAGGCCGACTACCTGAACGTGAACGCGCCGTGGGGTGGCGAGCAGGAGCCGACGGGGATGGAGGTCACGCGCCCGTCGACGCTGTACGACATGACCGCCGAACGCGACGGCGACCACGTGAACCTCATCGACCGCACGTGGGACCGGATGCTCACCGGTGACATCCCGGACCCCGTCGGCACCGACCGCCGTGCCGTCGTCGAGGGGCGCATCTCCGTGTCGCCGCTGACCGCCCCCCACACGACGCGACACCACGACGCGCTCGACGGGTTGGCCGACGAGTACGAGCCACGCGAGGCGTGAGGGAGCCGAAGGCGACCGAACGCCTCGGCCGTCCGCGGCGAGGTCTGTGGGCCGAGCCGCGGAGTGGTGCGGGGGTGGACGAGGGAGCCGAAGGCGACCGAACGCCTCGGCCGTCCGCGGAGTGGTGCGGGAGCGGTAGCTAGCAAGCGGTTGCACCGCAATCGACTGGCGCGGTCGCGCCGGGGATATACACGTTTATACGCCGGTCGGTCCCAGCCTCGTGCATGAATCCGCTTCCGCTCGTCGCCGAGTCCGGCTCGGAGGTCGCGCTTCCCACGACGCTCACCGCGTCGGTCGTCCTCGTCGTGAGTATCCTCGTCGTCGTCGGCTGGCTGGCGTACCTCTACCGCTGAGCCCCGCGATGACCGCACCGACGCCGTTGGTTACTGCTCGCGAGCGACCGCGCCGTCGGCGACGCCTCACTCGTCGGCCGTCTCGACTGGCTCCACCCGCTCGCGGAACCACGTAGCGGCCTCCGCGACGACGGCCTCGTCGGTGCTGGTGAACTTCACCCGGACGTGTTCGCCGGGGTACGAGCCGACGGTCACGTCGAACCGTTCTTGCACCGCCGCGAGCCGGTCCAACAGCGTCGACTCCGGTTCGCCGGTCTCG
The DNA window shown above is from Halobaculum marinum and carries:
- the surE gene encoding 5'/3'-nucleotidase SurE, whose protein sequence is MSSSDAPRFLLTNDDGIDSPGFRALYDALSELGEVVAVAPADDQSAVGRKLSGRVEVREHELGYAIVGTPADCAIAGLESLCPDVDMVVAGCNKGANIGAYVLGRSGTVSAAVEAAFFGVPAMAVSLYVPGGSGDDWRSKASDPSDYRAAAEATRYLAEHAEDAGVFDEADYLNVNAPWGGEQEPTGMEVTRPSTLYDMTAERDGDHVNLIDRTWDRMLTGDIPDPVGTDRRAVVEGRISVSPLTAPHTTRHHDALDGLADEYEPREA
- a CDS encoding PRC-barrel domain-containing protein, which produces MASDPTPVTDLADKEVFTADGARVGRVTDVIVDLQAEAPVELALADVTERTVGGLPASAAGVRVPFHLVRGVGDVVVLRSAAHEAPLPLPGGRDDGGDGDGEAVDDDDDPIV